The genomic DNA AGCGCGCCGGCACCATCACCTATAAGGTGGGGGAGATCGTCCCCGTCGGCCTCGACCGTCACGAGGCCGAGGCGCGGGTTCATGCGGCGATCAACGCCCTGAACTAATGCGACCGGCCGAAGTCGGGCTTGGCGTCGTCCTGACCCTGTTCGATGATCGACCGGCGGATCGCGCGGGTGCGGGTGAAGAGGTTGAACAGGGCGTCGCCGTCATTCCAGCGGATCGCCCGCTGGAGCGCCGACAGATCCTCCGAGAAGCGCTGGAGCATCTCCAGCACCGCATCCTTGTTCGCCAGGAACACGTCGCGCCACATGGTCGGGTCCGACGCCGCGATGCGGGTGAAGTCGCGAAAACCGCCGGCCGAATATTTGATGACCTCGCTCTGGGTCACATCCTCCAGGTCGCTGGCGGTGCCGACGATGGTGTAGGCGATCAGGTGCGGCAAATGGCTCGTCACCGCCAGCACCATGTCATGATGCGCCGGGTCCATCACTTCCACGTCCGCGCCGACGCGCCGCCATAGCTCGACCACGCGCTCGACGGCGGCGGGATCGGCGTCGGCGGGCGGAGTCACGATCGACCAGCGGCCCTTGAACAGGGTGGCGAAGCCGGCTTCCGGCCCGCTATTTTCGGTTCCCGCCACCGGATGCGCCGGGATGATGGTGCGGCCGGGCAGCGCGGCGTTGAGCTGTGCCAGCACGTCCGCCTTGCACGATCCGACATCGCTGACGATGGCGTCGGCCGGCAGATCGTCGGCGATCTGCGCCGCCGCCACGCCCATCGCCCGCACCGGCACGCACAGGATCACCAGATCGGCGTCGGTCACGGATGCGCCCGCCGTGTCGCTGATGTCGTCGCACAGGTTGATGCGCCGGGCGGTGTCGCGCACCGCCGGATCGGCGTCATGGCCGATGACGCGCACGGTCGGCATCTCCGCCCGGATCGCGCGGGCCAGCGAGGAACCGATCAGCCCCAGGCCGATGATGGTGACGCGGGCGAAGGGGAGCATGGCGTCAGGCGGCCTCCGCCATGGCGCGCAGCTTGGCCGCCACGGCGCGGGTTTGCGCTTCGGTGCCGATGGTGATGCGCAGGCCGTTGGGCAGCCCCTGACCCGGCAGCCAGCGGGTGGCGAAGCCTTCGTCCCACAGCCCCTTCATGGCCGCTTCGGCGGTTAGCTTGCCGTCGAACAGGATCAGCAGGAAGTTGGTCTTGCTCGGCACCGCGCGCAGGCCGTGGTTGGAGAGGGAGGCGACCTCGCCCGCCAGCCATGCGCGCCATTGCGCATTGTGCGCGCGGCTGGCGTCGACCCAGTCGGTGTCGCCGATCGCCGCGACCGCCGCCGCCTGCCCTGCCGTCGTTACGTTGAACGGCGCGCGGATGCGGTGGAGAATGTCGATCACCTCCGCACTGGCATAGCCCCAGCCGATCCGTTCGGCGGCGAGGCCGTATATCTTGGAGAAGGTGCGGGTGACGAACAGGTTTGAGGCGGTTTTTGCCAGTTCAAGGCCGCCATCATCCTCTTGCCGGTCCAGATATTCGGCATAGGCCTGATCCAGCACCAAAAGGATGTCGGGGCGCAGCCCGGCATGGAGGCGCGCAATCTCCGCGCGGCTGGTCATGGTGCCGGTCGGATTGTTGGGATTGGCCAGAAAGACGACCTTGGTTTTCCCGGTCACGGCGGCGAGCAGCGCGTCCACATCGGTCGCATAGTCCTTGTCCGGCGCCTCCACCGGGGTCGCGCCGACGCGCCGCGCGGCAATGTCATAGACCGAAAAGCCGTAACGGACATACAGCACTTCGTCGCCCGGCCCGGCATAGGCGGAAGCGGCGATGTGCAGCAGTTCGTCCGATCCGGTACCATAGATGATCCGTGCGGGATCGAGGCCGTGGGCCGCACCGATCGCCTCACGCAGTTTGGCCGCGCCGGGATCGGGATAGGTCGCCATGTCGGCGGTCGCCGCCAGAAAGGCGTCGCGCGCGGCCTTGCCGGTGCCGAGCGGATTTTCGTTGGCGGAGAGCTTGATGAGGGGGCGGCCGTCATCGGCGGCCGACTTGCCCGGCACATAGGCGTGAATGCCCAATATCCAGTCCTTGGGCGCGGGCTTTGCGGCGGCGGTATCAGAGGTCTGTGTCATGGCAGCGGGCTTTAGCGGCTTCCGCGCCAAAGGCAAAGCGGCTGGACGTGGTTCATCGTCTCTCCATTGCGGTATGGGGTCGCGGCGCTCCTGCCCCTACACCACCGGCGTAATCAGCGCCTTGCCCGCGAAATGCGCGTCGAGATTGGCGAGGACGAGGTCGGCCATCGCCTTGCGGCTGTGGATGGTGGCGCTGCCCTGATGGGGTTGCAGCACGACATGATCCATGGTGAGCAGCGCATCCGGCACATCGGGTTCGTTCACGAACACGTCGAGGCCCGCGCCGGCGATGCGCCGGTCCGCCAGCGCGGCGACCAGCGCCGGTTCGTCGATCACGCCGCCCCGGCTGATGTTGACGAGGACGCCCTGTGGTCCCAGCGCATCGAGCATGGCGGCGTCGACCAGCTTCGCCGCTTCCGGCCCGCCCGATGTGGCGACGATCAGCACATCGCTCTGGCGCGCGAAATCGATCGGGTCGGCGATGTAGCGCCAGGGCGCATCGGCCGCTTCCCGCCGGTTGTGATAGAGGATTTCACCCGCCACTGGCTCCAGCCGCCTCGCGATCGCCCGGCCGATCCGGCCGAGACCCAATATGCCGATGCGCGACCCCGTCACCCGGCCGGACAGAGCGGGCTTCACGCCCCGCGCCCAGTCGCCCGCGCGGACCATCCGGTCGTTGGCGGCGATGTTGCGCACCGTGGCATAGAGCAGGCCGACGGCCAGATCGGCGACATCGTCGGTCAGCACGTCGGGCGTGTTGGTGACGCGGATGCCGCTGGCGCGGGCATGATCGACATCGACCTTGTCATAGCCGACCGAGAACAGCCCGATCATTTCCAGCTTCGGCAGCGCGTCCATGATCGCGGCGGGCGCGCCGACCGATCCGAAGCTGACCAGCGCACGGGCTTCGCGCACCTGTGAAGGCAGGGCGGAAAGATCGGCATCGGCCGCTACGGCATGGACGGTGAAGCGGCTGGCCAGTGCATCGGTGAGATAGGGGTAGAGGGGGCCATAGGCGACGATCGGCGGGCGTTCTGCATGGGTCATGCCGTCCATCTAGGGACTGTTGCGCCATCGTGCCAGATTGACAGAGCGGGGCGGCGGTCCTAGCCCCGCCCGATTATGGCCAGCGTCCCGCTCTCACAAGACAGCCGTTTCGGCCTGCGCCGGCAGGCTCGCCTGACCGTGCCGCTCAGCCTGTCGAGCGGGGCCAGCCTCGGCCCGGTCGACATCGCCTATGAAACCTACGGGCAGATGAATGCGGACAAGTCCAACGTCATCCTGATCTGCCATGCGCTGACCGGCGACCAATATGTTGCGTCGGACCATCCCGTCACCGGCAAGCCGGGCTGGTGGTGGCGGCTGGTGGGTGAGGGCAGGCCGGTCGATCCGGCGCGCCATTTTATCGTCTGTTCCAATGTCATCGGCAGTTGCATGGGGTCGTCCGGCCCGGCCAGTATCGATCCCGCGACCGGCGATCCTTACGCCATGCGCTTTCCGGTGCTGACCATCGCCGACATGGTGCGGGCGCAGGCGGCGCTGCTCGACCATCTGGGCGTGGATCGGCTGGCGGCGGTGATCGGCGGGTCGATGGGCGGGATGCAGGCGCTGACCTGGCCGACCCTGTTCCCCGATCGGGTCGAAAGCTGCGTCGTCATTGCGTCGACCGCGCGGCACAGCGCGCAGAATATCGCCTTTCACGAGGTGGGCCGCCAAGCGATCATGGCCGATCCGCACTGGCGCGGCGGCGACTATTATGCCGATGGGCAGGTGCCGAGCGCGGGCCTCGCCGTGGCGCGGATGGCGGCGCACATCACCTATCTGTCCGAAGCCGGGCTGACCGAGAAATTCGGGCGGCGCTTGCAGGGGCGGGACGCCAAGACGTTCGGCTTCGACGCGGATTTCCAGGTGGAAAGCTATCTGCGCCATCAGGGGCTGAGCTTTGTCGAGCGGTTCGATGCGAACAGCTATCTCTACATCACCCGCGCGATGGATTATTATGACATTGCGGAGGATCATGGCGGATCGCTCGCCCGCGCCTTCGCGGCGACCAGCGCACGCTTTTGTCTGGTGAGTTTCGATACCGACTGGCTTTATCCGACGGCGGAATCGCGGATCATCGTCCATGCGCTCAACGCCGGGGGGGCGCAGGCCAGTTTCGTGGAACTGTCCAGCCCGTTCGGCCATGACGCCTTCCTGCTGGAATGCCCGGAACTCAACCGGGTGGTGGACGGATTTCTGCGGGGTGGCCGGGCATGAGCGAGATGCTGCGGCCCGACCTTGCCCTGATCGCGCGCACGGTGCGGCAGGGCGCGCGCGTGCTGGACGTGGGCTGCGGCGACGGCGCGCTGATGGCGGCGCTGCGCGACAATGCGGGCGTGGATGCGCGCGGGCTGGAGATTGACGGGTCGAACGTCGCGGCGGCGGTGGGGCGCGGCCTGTCGGTGGTGCAGGGTGATGCCGACACCGATCTTGGCTATTATCCCGACGCCAGTTTCGACTATGCGATATTGAGCCAGACGCTTCAGACCACGCGGCATCCCGACAAGGTGGTCGAGGAATTGCTGCGGATCGCCGCCCAGGCTTTCGTATCCTTCCCCAATTTCGCCCATTGGCGGGGCCGTTTGTCGCTGTTGTGGGGCGGGCGGATGCCGGTGACGCGGCTGTTGCCCGACACATGGTATGACACGCTCAACATTCACCATGTCACGGTCGATGATTTCCGCGCGCTGGTGAAGGAGCGCGGCTGGACGATCGACGGGCAATGGTTTCTGAAGGGCGACCGGGAGACTACCCACGCCAACGCCAACCTGTTCGCCGAACATGCGGTGTTCTTGCTGCGGAAATAGGGTTCAGGAGAGAGTCGCGCGCCTGATTCAGCCGAACAGGAAGCGGTAGATGATCGTGACCGGAATCCAGAGCAGCGCGCCGCACAGGCTGGCGGCCCAGAGTTGCGCTACGTCGCGCCGGAAACGCAGCGCCAGCCCGCTGTCCGACAGGCCGCCCCGTTCGAGCAATTGCCAGCGCCGTTCCAGCCCGCGCGCCGCCACGGCATAGCCGCCGATCGCGATGATGATGCCCAGATGCAAGACCAGCGATCCGCCTGACTTGGCGACGATCGCGATCTGGAGCAGGCAGAATGTGACCAGGGCCGCCGCGAGATGCGTGCTGATCCGCTTCGCAAAGCTCTTGCGTTGATGCGCGCGATTGCCGAGTGCTGTCGCCAAAGCCCCGATCTCCTTGTTTGACCCCGACAACAGAATTTCACGTGTCGGCCCCGCAATCAACTGAAAATTGCGCCATCCGGCATGGGTTTTGCGCATTTTTCGGTGTCGTCGGATGATTTGCCGTCCGTCCGGCTTCCCCGTCAGGCCGGGATGCTTGCTTCCCCGTCCAGCACCTGCCGCACTTTGGACGCCAACTGGTCGAAGGTGAAGGGTTTGGCGAGGCAGGCGACGCCGGGGGCCAGCATTCCGTTATGGACGATCGCGTTGCGGGTGTAGCCGGTGGTGTAGAGGATTTTCAGGTCGGGCCGGTCGCTGGTGGCGCGATCGGCCAACTGGCGGCCGTTGATGCCGGGCATGACGATGTCGGTGAACAGCAAGTCGATGCGCGGCTGGATCGCCAGCATTTCCAGCGCTTGTTCCCCGTCCGACGCCTGCACCACGGTATAGCCCAGTTTCCGCAGAGAATCGACCGACATGTGGCGCACCCGGTCCTCATCCTCGACCACCAGGATGATCTCCTCGCCCTGGGCGCGGGGCAGGCTGTCGGCGGCGGGCGCGGCATAGCCTTGCGCGGGGATGGCGCCATAGTGGCGCGGCAGATAGATTTTGATGGCCGTCCCTTCGTCCGGCTCCGAATAGATTTTCACATGGCCCCGCGACTGTTTGACGAAGCCGAATACCTGGCTGAGGCCCAGCCCCGTGCCCTTGCCCACGCCCTTGGTGGTGAAGAAGGGATCGAAGGCCCGATCGACCACATGCGGCGGCATTCCGGTGCCGGTGTCTGTCACCGACAGGAGGATATATTGGCCCGGCGCGACATCGGCATGGGTGGCGGCATAGCCGTCGTCCAGATGCGCATTCGCCGTTTCGATCGTCAGCCTGCCACCGTCGGGCATGGCGTCGCGGGCATTGACGCACAGGTTCAGGATCGCGCTTTCCAACTGGTTGGCGTCGATGCTGGCGCGCCACAGGCCGCCGGCCAGCACCGATTCGACGCGCACATCCTCCCCGATGGTGCGGCGCAGCAGTTCGGACATGCCGCCGACCAGCTTGTTGACGTTGGTCGGTTGCGGGTCGAGCGGCTGCTGGCGCGAGAAGGCGAGCAGCCGCGCGGTAAGCTGGGCGGCGCGCTGCGCGCCCTCGGTCGCATTGTCGATGCCCTTGACGACGCGTGGGTCGCCATCTTCGCCCAGCCGCCGCCGCGCAATGTCGAGCGAACCGATGACGATGGCCAGCATATTGTTGAAATCATGGGCGATGCCACCGGTGAGCTGGCCGATCGATTCCATCTTTTGTGCCTGGCGCAATTGCGCCTGCGCGGCTTCGCGCTGCTCCGCTTCGGCGATCAGACGGGCATTGGCGGCGCTCAGCGCCTCGCGGCTTTCGACCGCTTCGATGACCCGGCGCCGGGCCGTGCGCAGCGCCATCAGTCCCAGCAGGATGACGAGCGTGGCGCTGAGCGCCAGGCCGGCGGTAATCATGGTGCTGAGCCGCCCGGCCGCGATCGAGCGGGCGCGCAGCAACTGTTCCTCGCGCGCCTTCATATGGGTGACATGGGCGCGCACGCGGGCCATCATCGCCAGGCCGGGGGAGAAGGTTTCGGGGCCAATGATCTGGCCGGCGCGGCGGCGGTCGATGCCGCCCTGCATCAGGGCGAGCCGCCGGGCGATCATGTCGTGCAGCGTTTCGACCGCGCGCACCTGTTCGGGACTGTCGCGCATCTCGGCGCGCAGCCCGCGCAATTCCTCCTGCCAATGGTCGCGAAATTCCGCATAGGGATCGAGGAAATCAGCCTGTCGTGTCAGCATATAGCCGCGCTGGCCGCTTTCGGCCGCCTGCATCTGGGACAAGAGCGTCGACAGCCGGTTTTCCACCCGCAGCGTATGATTGACCCAGGCGATTTCCGCCTGCTGGCCGCGATAGAGCCAGAAAGTGCCGCCAACCGCCGTCATGACGACGAGCAGCGCCAGCAGCAGGACGATGATCGACCGTTCAGGGCGCAGCGCGGGCATGGCGCCTTTCATGAGTCATTCATTGCCGAGGGGCAAGTCCCTGTATTTGCTGTGCGTCGAAATCCGGCTCCTGCCGGTGGGCGGATATTGGACAGGGCGAGAGCCGCGAAACCCGCTATCCCCGCTTGCCGATTCCCTTTTCGATCAGGGCGTTGGCGATGGCGGCGATTTCCTCGGCCGGGCGGCTGTCGTCCCACACGCCATAGCGCAGGCCCAGAAACACGTTCATGCCCATGATCGCCCAGGCATGAACCTCATCCACGTCGGGCCGGATGTCGCCGCGCTCCGCCGCACGGGCAAGGCGGGCGGCCATGCGGGTCGCGGTATTTTCATAATGGGCGCGATAGGCGGCCTGGTCGACGAACTCGGCTTCGTCGATGATGCGGTAGATTTCCTTGTGGGCGCGGGCGAATTCCAGAAAGCTCAGCAGGCCGATCCGTTCGGCGTCGATGCCGTCGCGCGCATCTGCGATCCGGGGTGAGACATAGTCGCGGACCTGGCCCGACATGTCGTTCACCAGCGCGCGGAAAATATCGTCCTTGGTATCGAAATAGGTATAGAAACTGCCCAGCGCGCAGCCCGCCCGGCGGGTGATGCCGCTGATCGATCCTTCGTGAAATCCCTTTTCGCCGAACTCCTGCGCGGCGGCGGCCAGCAGCGCGCTGCGGGTGCGCTCGCCGCGCGCGGTGCGGGGCGTCTTGTCGTCCTTCGCTGCGGTGTCGCCGGTCATTTCCACTCCTGACTCTCTGTGTTCTTTTTGCCGCAGCGATGCGCTCTCGTCACCTGCCTCTTATTTCAAGTTGAAAGTTGGTTCAACTATCATTATCGAATCGGGCAAGGACGCGATCCGGCAGACCGGACGCCCCATTCGACAGGAGAGGAGTCCCCCATGAAGGCCCGTCACAGCATCCGCATATTGGCCCTGGCTTCCGCCGCCTGGAGCGGTGCGTTCGCTTTGCCCGCGATCGCGCAGACCGCCGCGACCCCGGTTGCCGAGGAAGAAGGCGCGATCGTCGTCACCGCCCGCCGGCGCGAAGAAACGCTGGTCAGCGTACCGATCGCGGTCAGCGCCTTTTCCGGCGAGGCGCTGGAACGGGGCGGCGCGATCGACATCAGCGATCTGGCCAATGTGACCCCCAACACCACGCTGGAAGCGTCGCGCGGCACCAATTCGACGCTGACCGCCTTCATCCGCGGCGTGGGTCAGCAAGACCCGGTGTCGGGTTTCGAACAGGGCGTCGGCATCTATCTGGACGATGTCTATCTCAACCGGCCGCAGGGCGCGCTGCTCGACATTTATGATGTGGAGCGGATCGAGGTGCTGCGCGGGCCGCAGGGGACGCTCTATGGCCGCAACACGATCGGCGGCGCGGTCAAATATGTGACCAAGATGCTGCCGCAGGATTTCGCGCTCAAGATCAAGGGCACCTATGGCAGCTATGATCAGGCCGACGGCATCGTCAGCGTGTCGGCGCCGATCAGCGACCTGATCCGGGTCGGCGGTGCTGTCGCGCGGCTGTCGCGCGGCGGGTTCGGCAAGAACCTCACCACTGGCGAGGATAATTACAACAAGGATATCTGGGCTGGTCGCGCCACGTTCGAGATGGGCGGCTATGGCGAACCGGTGCTGGTTCGCATCACCGGCGACTATAGCAAGGACAATAGCAACGCGCGCGGCGGGCATCGGCTGATCCCCGGCCAGTTGTCGGGCGCGCCGGTGCTGGGCGATGTGTTCGACACGCGCGGCGGCCTGACCGACCCGAAGCAATATGTGAAGTCCTACGGCCTGTCGATGAATGTCACGGCGGAACTGACCGACGCGCTGACGCTGCGGTCGATCAGCGCCTGGCGCAAGGATGACAGCGCGTCGCCGATCGATTTCGACGCGCTGCCCGCGGTCGATGTCGATGTGCCGGCCTATTATTTCAACGAACAGTTGAGCCAGGAATTCCAGTTGCTCTACGAACAGGGGCCGTTCCATGGCCTGCTGGGCCTCTATTATCTGGATGCGCGGGCGGACACGGCGTTCGACGTAAGGCTGTTCACCACGGTTGCGGGGCTGACCGCCTTCACCCAGGCGGATGTCGATACCGAAACCTATGCGATCTTCGGCGACTTCACCTTCGACATCAGCGACCAGTTGAGCCTGTCGGCGGGTGGCCGCTATACCTGGGACGAGCGGCGGGCGGATATCCTGCGGCAAAATTATCTGGGCGGCGGATCGCCGGTGTTCGACGGCGCGGGCATCCCGTTCGGCGCGCCGAGCACCAATTTCCGGGGGTCGGCCAAATATAAGAAATTCACGCCGCGCTTCTCGGTCAGCTACAAGCCGACGCCAGACCATAATGTCTATGCCAGCTATTCCAAGGGCTTCAAGGGTGGCGGCTTCGACCCGCGCGGGGTCGGCACCAATGCGCCGGACCTGAATGGCGACGGCATAAGGCAGGATAGCGAGATTGCCGATTTCCTGA from Sphingobium sp. CAP-1 includes the following:
- a CDS encoding prephenate/arogenate dehydrogenase family protein encodes the protein MLPFARVTIIGLGLIGSSLARAIRAEMPTVRVIGHDADPAVRDTARRINLCDDISDTAGASVTDADLVILCVPVRAMGVAAAQIADDLPADAIVSDVGSCKADVLAQLNAALPGRTIIPAHPVAGTENSGPEAGFATLFKGRWSIVTPPADADPAAVERVVELWRRVGADVEVMDPAHHDMVLAVTSHLPHLIAYTIVGTASDLEDVTQSEVIKYSAGGFRDFTRIAASDPTMWRDVFLANKDAVLEMLQRFSEDLSALQRAIRWNDGDALFNLFTRTRAIRRSIIEQGQDDAKPDFGRSH
- the hisC gene encoding histidinol-phosphate transaminase codes for the protein MTQTSDTAAAKPAPKDWILGIHAYVPGKSAADDGRPLIKLSANENPLGTGKAARDAFLAATADMATYPDPGAAKLREAIGAAHGLDPARIIYGTGSDELLHIAASAYAGPGDEVLYVRYGFSVYDIAARRVGATPVEAPDKDYATDVDALLAAVTGKTKVVFLANPNNPTGTMTSRAEIARLHAGLRPDILLVLDQAYAEYLDRQEDDGGLELAKTASNLFVTRTFSKIYGLAAERIGWGYASAEVIDILHRIRAPFNVTTAGQAAAVAAIGDTDWVDASRAHNAQWRAWLAGEVASLSNHGLRAVPSKTNFLLILFDGKLTAEAAMKGLWDEGFATRWLPGQGLPNGLRITIGTEAQTRAVAAKLRAMAEAA
- a CDS encoding 2-hydroxyacid dehydrogenase yields the protein MDGMTHAERPPIVAYGPLYPYLTDALASRFTVHAVAADADLSALPSQVREARALVSFGSVGAPAAIMDALPKLEMIGLFSVGYDKVDVDHARASGIRVTNTPDVLTDDVADLAVGLLYATVRNIAANDRMVRAGDWARGVKPALSGRVTGSRIGILGLGRIGRAIARRLEPVAGEILYHNRREAADAPWRYIADPIDFARQSDVLIVATSGGPEAAKLVDAAMLDALGPQGVLVNISRGGVIDEPALVAALADRRIAGAGLDVFVNEPDVPDALLTMDHVVLQPHQGSATIHSRKAMADLVLANLDAHFAGKALITPVV
- the metX gene encoding homoserine O-acetyltransferase MetX; protein product: MASVPLSQDSRFGLRRQARLTVPLSLSSGASLGPVDIAYETYGQMNADKSNVILICHALTGDQYVASDHPVTGKPGWWWRLVGEGRPVDPARHFIVCSNVIGSCMGSSGPASIDPATGDPYAMRFPVLTIADMVRAQAALLDHLGVDRLAAVIGGSMGGMQALTWPTLFPDRVESCVVIASTARHSAQNIAFHEVGRQAIMADPHWRGGDYYADGQVPSAGLAVARMAAHITYLSEAGLTEKFGRRLQGRDAKTFGFDADFQVESYLRHQGLSFVERFDANSYLYITRAMDYYDIAEDHGGSLARAFAATSARFCLVSFDTDWLYPTAESRIIVHALNAGGAQASFVELSSPFGHDAFLLECPELNRVVDGFLRGGRA
- the metW gene encoding methionine biosynthesis protein MetW, giving the protein MSEMLRPDLALIARTVRQGARVLDVGCGDGALMAALRDNAGVDARGLEIDGSNVAAAVGRGLSVVQGDADTDLGYYPDASFDYAILSQTLQTTRHPDKVVEELLRIAAQAFVSFPNFAHWRGRLSLLWGGRMPVTRLLPDTWYDTLNIHHVTVDDFRALVKERGWTIDGQWFLKGDRETTHANANLFAEHAVFLLRK
- a CDS encoding CHASE3 domain-containing protein, which codes for MPALRPERSIIVLLLALLVVMTAVGGTFWLYRGQQAEIAWVNHTLRVENRLSTLLSQMQAAESGQRGYMLTRQADFLDPYAEFRDHWQEELRGLRAEMRDSPEQVRAVETLHDMIARRLALMQGGIDRRRAGQIIGPETFSPGLAMMARVRAHVTHMKAREEQLLRARSIAAGRLSTMITAGLALSATLVILLGLMALRTARRRVIEAVESREALSAANARLIAEAEQREAAQAQLRQAQKMESIGQLTGGIAHDFNNMLAIVIGSLDIARRRLGEDGDPRVVKGIDNATEGAQRAAQLTARLLAFSRQQPLDPQPTNVNKLVGGMSELLRRTIGEDVRVESVLAGGLWRASIDANQLESAILNLCVNARDAMPDGGRLTIETANAHLDDGYAATHADVAPGQYILLSVTDTGTGMPPHVVDRAFDPFFTTKGVGKGTGLGLSQVFGFVKQSRGHVKIYSEPDEGTAIKIYLPRHYGAIPAQGYAAPAADSLPRAQGEEIILVVEDEDRVRHMSVDSLRKLGYTVVQASDGEQALEMLAIQPRIDLLFTDIVMPGINGRQLADRATSDRPDLKILYTTGYTRNAIVHNGMLAPGVACLAKPFTFDQLASKVRQVLDGEASIPA
- a CDS encoding TetR/AcrR family transcriptional regulator; its protein translation is MTGDTAAKDDKTPRTARGERTRSALLAAAAQEFGEKGFHEGSISGITRRAGCALGSFYTYFDTKDDIFRALVNDMSGQVRDYVSPRIADARDGIDAERIGLLSFLEFARAHKEIYRIIDEAEFVDQAAYRAHYENTATRMAARLARAAERGDIRPDVDEVHAWAIMGMNVFLGLRYGVWDDSRPAEEIAAIANALIEKGIGKRG
- a CDS encoding TonB-dependent receptor, whose protein sequence is MKARHSIRILALASAAWSGAFALPAIAQTAATPVAEEEGAIVVTARRREETLVSVPIAVSAFSGEALERGGAIDISDLANVTPNTTLEASRGTNSTLTAFIRGVGQQDPVSGFEQGVGIYLDDVYLNRPQGALLDIYDVERIEVLRGPQGTLYGRNTIGGAVKYVTKMLPQDFALKIKGTYGSYDQADGIVSVSAPISDLIRVGGAVARLSRGGFGKNLTTGEDNYNKDIWAGRATFEMGGYGEPVLVRITGDYSKDNSNARGGHRLIPGQLSGAPVLGDVFDTRGGLTDPKQYVKSYGLSMNVTAELTDALTLRSISAWRKDDSASPIDFDALPAVDVDVPAYYFNEQLSQEFQLLYEQGPFHGLLGLYYLDARADTAFDVRLFTTVAGLTAFTQADVDTETYAIFGDFTFDISDQLSLSAGGRYTWDERRADILRQNYLGGGSPVFDGAGIPFGAPSTNFRGSAKYKKFTPRFSVSYKPTPDHNVYASYSKGFKGGGFDPRGVGTNAPDLNGDGIRQDSEIADFLSFAPEEVDSYEVGYKGNFMNGALYVAVAGFYADYKDVQIPGSVACTVSVGGVPTPSFCGVVSNAGKARFKGLEFESNARLGRDLINSGDRLNLATAIGYIDAEYKEYITNIGGVPTDVAAHRRVQNTPKWTASGTLSYSTPLGDGSLYLGSTASWRSKTYQFEIPNPYIDQKGYALWDASIVYTAPDDRWSLGLHGKNLLDKEYKTSGYTFVAANATTGAIINNAAGYPTPSLGKEGTLTAFYGNPRQVFLTGTVKF